One genomic region from Cryptococcus gattii WM276 chromosome C, complete sequence encodes:
- a CDS encoding hydroxymethylglutaryl-CoA synthase, putative (Similar to TIGR gene model, INSD accession AAW42498.1~Hydroxymethylglutaryl-CoA synthase, mitochondrial precursor (HMG-CoA synthase) (3-hydroxy-3-methylglutaryl coenzyme A synthase)) gives MTHFDIPSRPSNVGIHAIEMYFPKRCISEDELEDFDGVSKGKYTLGLGQKYMAFTDDKEDINSLALTVVSNLLKKYNIDPRSIGRLDVGTETIIDKSKSTKTLLMDLFAASGNTDIEGIDSKNACYGSTAALFNTVNWIQSESWDGRNAIVMCGDIAIYKEGGARPVGGMGACAMLIGPDAPLVLEPVHGTYIANTWDFYKPDLTAEYPTVDGPWTIAAYLGALDNAYSTYIDKAEKSRARAAKKLSLSNVSAKASEIADAADKFVSGINGDIEGAAVNGNGHANGENKDQGIAAFDYVCLHSPYGKLVQKGHARLFYNDYMRNPSSPLFANVPESIQSLDKTKTYTDKAVEKAFISVAAEHYKSAVVPGSDCVARCGNMYTASLYGALASVIASSPEGIEVGKRIGMYAFGSGCAASFFALRVAGSTKEIAEKMQLKERLASMDVRPCQEYVDALKLREENHNAVKYTPQGSLDNIWPDAYYLEGVDELYRRTYLRK, from the exons ATGACCCACTTTGATATCCCCAGCAGGCCTTCCAATGTCGGCATCCACGCCATTGAGATGTACTTCCCCAAGAGG TGCATTTCTGAGGATGAACTTGAAGACTTTGACGGTGTCAGCAAAG GCAAATACACTCTTGGTCTTGGACAAAAATACATGGCTTTCACGGATGACAA GGAGGACATCAACTCTCTTGCCCTGACTGTCGTTTCGAACCTTTTGAAGAAATACAACATCGATCCTCGTTCAATCGGTCGTCTCGACGTCGGTACAGAGACAATCATCGACAAGTCGAAATCTACCAAAACCCTGTTGATGGACCTCTTTGCTGCTTCCGGCAACACTGACATCGAGGGTATCGACTCCAAGAACGCTTGTTATGGTTCAACGGCTGCCTTGTTCAACACGGTCAACTGGATCCAGTCGGAAAGCTGGGACGGCAGGAATGCGATTGTGATGTGCGGTGACATTGCCATTTACAAGGAGGGAGGTGCAAGGCCTGTCGGCGGTATGGGCGCTTGTGCCATGTTAATCGGCCCCGATGCGCCCTTGGTGCTTGAAC CTGTTCACGGCACTTATATTGCCAACACTTGGGACTTTTACAAGCCCGACCTCACCGCTGAATAC CCCACCGTTGATGGTCCTTGGACTATTGCCGCTTACCTCGGTGCTCTTGACAACGCTTACTCTACCTATATCGACAAGGCCGAAAAGTCTCGCGCTCGAGCCGCCAAGAAGCTTTCCCTCAGCAATGTGTCTGCCAAAGCGTCAGAAATTGCCGATGCTGCTGACAAGTTTGTCAGCGGTATTAATGGCGACATCGAGGGTGCTGCTGTGAATGGCAACGGCCATGCAAATGGCGAAAACAAGGATCAGGGAATTGCGGCTTTTGACTATGTCTGCTTGCACAG TCCGTACGGAAAGCTTGTCCAAAAAGGACACGCTCGTTTGTTCTACAAC GACTACATGCGcaacccttcttccccatTATTCGCCAACGTTCCCGAGTCTATCCAATCCTTGGATAAGACGAAAACATACACCGACAAAGCTGTTGAAAAGGCCTTTATCAGTGTCGCCGCTGAACACTACAAGTCTGCCGTTGTGCCCGGCTCTGACTGCGTTGCGAGATGTGGTAACATGTACACTGCGTCATTGTACGGCGCATTGGCTAGTGTAATTGCCAGCAGTCCTGAAGGCATCGAAGTTGGCAAGCGAATCGGCATGTATGCATTTGGTTCCGGGTGTGCGGcatccttctttgccttAAGGGTTGCCGGCTCCACTAAGGAGATTGCGGAGAAGATGCAGTTGAAGGAGAGGTTGGCGAGCATGGATGTGAGGCCTTGTCAGGAATATGTGGATGCCCTTAAG CTTCGAGAAGAGAACCACAATGCTGTCAAGTACACGCCCCAGGGATCCCTGGACAACATCTGGCCCGATGCATACTATTTGGAAGGTGTGGATGAATTGTACAGGCGAACATATTTGCGAAAGTAG
- a CDS encoding uncharacterized protein (Similar to TIGR gene model, INSD accession AAW42500.1) — MSKEKQRELPKHKEKERSLQEVGEVGSATISLRVGAVEDLEDDDDDDGEYSTQLPQTHPSSLPQSQSYPTRRLSTFTTHQNRSRRERSNSLHTPTRPISLDRSFYLSHYSLDKEYSLPRKEKVKDKDGRTPKLELGLGDDFNTSFGEAMRLGNEGKELPLPKEALMMLSQAKEQIGSATKTKQGRKGSMGMGLFKESHAAAKVDLKRRPEEEAIEEEEDDHSGQTSSIKTRSRAETRSSRSTLASEPTIAGPSITPASPRPICGTGQNSDHGGISPTEHSPTATSAGLVSPQQHFDDLEEQFDEDDESWTTTSTESFTSEPEEEDRHWMSEGDYGSEEREEEERMTVPLQPFSHAVGGHSSIYKFTRRAVCKPLVSHENLFYEEVERLAPALLAFIPRYLGVMVVNYRRQRAPQEGGTTPLDSPCAASPYPSHPSTPADAPRSDNQRPMLQQALTGATNQSHTSNYSREDVEIPEVALDFNRHVVPDWLFNWEEKGKGRSGRPWETSEEEGSRRALRPSSARSQEFMRYGSGSPGSSWQSSFGMSPNLRAPALPSPTLSKAIPEHQYAEPFTPAPSPSTSLQHRQGHLHHTASSPVLPYRSQFNNSSTDCHPGYSSPYLFGGTGSTTVNTKLKDHVFATILKKLKRRGVGHKQDDEADDEGDDCSYSVSSRRRGRRQHSGGGSMDLREPPEADEGIRRTRSSGVLTELRNKSTRAQTGRETARQVREHSAERGMFDMEVEDEPPLEIKRKIKVPLGNGLHPMTAVRADSHSTYLGEDQPSFGPSTSSFAPSSAPSSVTESGRPGQSSSGDPHTVPNSPPVYPDDNPRQELFIFMEDLTGRLKHPCVLDLKMGTRQYGYDATPLKKRSQRKKCDATTSRTLGVRMCGMQVWNNDTQSFVSQNKYVGREIKTPEFTNVIRSYLSDGDRLLIDHIPVIIQKLHDLASIIHQLDGFRFYGCSLLFIYDGDKDTQDTYSRQMNGGKTLDALEEEDEGETAEQAPVQDSKEAWIDANRQLEGSNEKDKVRKSGRSRSLEKSARHSSRSRSRGRSPNQSTNTHQHRKLRGEVNIRVVDFAHTTTGRDFVPFPTDHVDPPNLGKGYDTQFEEATGMVMARFPPKHPGKPDMGFLFGLKSICESLGEIWGAEKGGEEELVAKRNADIFDLVFANGADLST; from the exons ATGAGCAAGGAAAAGCAACGCGAGCTACCTAAGCATAAAGAGAAGGAACGTTCGTTGCAAGAAGTGGGCGAAGTTGGCAGTGCGACAATCAGTCTTCGGGTTGGAGCTGTAGAAgatttggaagatgatgatgatgatgatggcgaATACTCTACTCAACTACCGCAAACTCACCCTTCATCTTTGCCACAGTCTCAAAGCTATCCCACACGGCGCTTATCCACATTCACTACCCACCAAAATAGATCTCGTCGTGAGAGAAGCAACTCATTACATACTCCCACCCGCCCCATCTCCCTCGACCGCTCATTTTACCTTTCACATTACTCTCTGGATAAAGAGTACTCCCTTCCCCGGAAGGAGAAGGTTAAAGATAAGGATGGTAGAACCCCGAAACTGGAACTTGGGCTTGGTGACGATTTTAATACATCTTTCGGTGAAGCAATGCGTCTTGGAAATGAGGGCAAAGAGCTGCCTCTTCCTAAAGAGGCTCTCATGATGCTCTCACAAGCCAAAGAACAGATCGGATCGGCCACGAAAACAAAGCAGGGGAGAAAGGGGAGTATGGGGATGGGATTGTTCAAAGAGAGTCATGCGGCTGCAAAGGTCGACTTGAAAAGGAGGcctgaagaagaagctatagaagaagaagaggatgatcATAGCGGCCAAACTTCATCCATCAAGACAAGATCGAGAGCAGAGACAAGAAGCTCGCGTAGCACTCTCGCAAGTGAGCCAACGATCGCCGGGCCATCAATCACACCAGCCTCACCTCGACCTATCTGTGGGACCGGTCAGAACAGTGATCACGGCGGTATCTCACCCACTGAGCACTCCCCTACTGCTACCAGCGCTGGTTTAGTTTCGCCTCAGCAGCACTTCGATGACCTTGAAGAGCAgtttgatgaagatgacgaaAGCTGGACAACCACGAGCACCGAGTCGTTCACCTCGGAAcctgaagaggaagataGACATTGGATGAGTGAAGGAGATTATGGGagtgaagaaagagaagaagaggagaggatgaCGGTGCCATTACAACCATTTAGCCATGCTGTTGGAGGCCACAGCAGTATCTACAAGTTCACCAGACGTGCAGTCTGCAAA CCCCTCGTGAGCCACGAAAACCTGTTCTACGAGGAAGTCGAACGGCTAGCTCCAGCTCTCCTGGCATTTATCCCTCGCTATCTTGGAGTCATGGTAGTGAATTATCGGCGCCAGCGCGCCCCTCAAGAAGGCGGCACTACGCCACTCGATTCACCCTGTGCTGCATCTCCCTATCCATCCCATCCTTCTACCCCGGCTGACGCGCCGCGCTCGGATAACCAACGACCTATGCTCCAACAAGCTCTTACAGGAGCCACCAACCAATCTCACACGTCAAATTACTCTAGAGAAGATGTAGAAATTCCAGAAGTAGCTTTGGATTTCAATCGACATGTCGTCCCTGATTGGTTATTCAACTGGGAGGAGAAAGGCAAGGGACGAAGCGGTAGACCCTGGGAAACTtccgaagaagaagggtcAAGGAGGGCATTGAGACCCTCGTCTGCGAGGTCGCAAGAGTTCATGCGATATGGATCAGGTTCACCTGGAAGCTCGTGGCAGTCCTCTTTTGGGATGTCGCCAAATCTCCGAGCTCCTGCTCTTCCGTCTCCCACCCTGTCAAAAGCCATACCAGAACATCAATACGCCGAACCTTTCACTCCTGCACCTTCTCCATCAACATCATTGCAGCACCGCCAGGGTCACTTACATCACACAGCCTCCAGCCCTGTCTTGCCTTATCGCTCGCAGTTCAACAACTCGAGTACCGACTGTCATCCCGGATATAGCTCACCATATCTATTTGGAGGGACCGGATCCACGACGGTAAACACCAAGTTGAAAGATCACGTCTTTGCAACAATCTTGAAAAAGTtaaaaagaagaggtgTAGGGCATAAACAAGATGATGAAGCGGATGACGAAGGAGATGATTGCAGTTACTCCGTCTCAAGCCGGCGACGAGGGAGGAGGCAGCATTCCGGAGGTGGGAGCATGGATCTTAGAGAGCCGCCAGAGGCCGATGAGGGAATAAGGCGCACTCGGAGTAGTGGTGTCCTTACTGAGCTGAGAAACAAGTCTACTCGTGCTCAAACCGGAAGGGAGACCGCACGGCAAGTCAGAGAGCACTCTGCAGAGCGAGGTATGTTTGATATggaagtggaagatgagCCGCCATTGGAGATCAAACGCAAGATCAAAGTCCCCTTAGGGAATGGACTGCACCCTATGACGGCCGTCAGGGCTGACTCGCATTCAACCTATTTGGGGGAAGATCAACCATCTTTCGGACCATCTACATCGTCCTTCGCACCGTCGTCTGCACCATCTTCTGTCACTGAGTCAGGTCGGCCCGGTCAGTCTAGTTCAGGTGACCCTCACACCGTCCCTAATTCTCCGCCTGTATACCCCGATGACAACCCCAGGCAAGAACTGTTCATCTTCATGGAAGATCTTACAGGTCGTTTAAAGCATCCTTGTGTGCTGGATCTAAAGATGGGTACCAGACAGTATGGTTACGATGCCACCcctttgaagaagaggagtCAGAGAAAGAAATGTGATGCGACTACCAGTCGAACACTGGGTGTTAGGATGTGCGGGATGCAG GTCTGGAATAATGACACTCAATCATTCGTATCCCAAAATAAATACGTCGGACGAGAGATCAAAACTCCAGAGTTCACCAATGTAATCCGTTCATATCTCTCGGACGGCGACCGTCTCCTAATTGATCACATCCCGGTCATCATTCAGAAGTTGCATGACCTTGCCTCGATCATCCACCAGCTTGACGGATTCAGGTTCTACGGTTGTAGTTTGCTATTCATCTATGATGGTGACAAGGATACTCAAGATACTTATAGTCGACAGATGAATGGTGGAAAAACCCTAGATGCcttggaagaggaagatgaaggggaGACCGCAGAACAAGCTCCCGTCCAAGACAGCAAGGAGGCTTGGATTGATGCCAATCGCCAGCTTGAAGGATCCAATGAGAAGGACAAGGTCAGGAAAAGCGGCAGAAGTCGTAGCCTAGAGAAATCAGCTCGTCACTCCTCTCGTTCTCGATCGCGAGGACGGTCTCCAAATCAATCCACCAACACTCATCAACACCGCAAGCTTCGAGGTGAAGTCAATATCCGTGTGGTCGACTTTGCGCATACCACCACCGGACGGGACTTTGTTCCTTTTCCTACCGATCATGTTGACCCCCCGAATCTTGGTAAAGGCTATGATACACAGTTCGAGGAGGCAACAGGCATGGTGATGGCGAGGTTCCCCCCCAAGCACCCTGGAAAGCCTGATATGGGATTCCTTTTTGGATTAAAGAGTATTTGCGAGAGTCTGGGAGAGATTTGGGGAGCGGAGAAgggtggagaagaagaattAGTGGCCAAAAGGAATGCCGATATCTTCGATTTGGTGTTTGCCAACGGAGCAGACTTGAGTACTTGA
- a CDS encoding GPI anchor biosynthesis-related protein, putative (Similar to TIGR gene model, XP_570024.1) — translation MADIITFASLCYHFPQKTSHYGSPILTNCHFNHTKDQNLGGQRMVCFAFLTPLVVRTLLTLPFPHTYFQPDEFYQALEPAHYHVFGYGYLSWEWRDLPLAGPFDQAGFSLLHGKLWDKLVQVVAGGRMRGWAWPGVFVVIYQVLKSLGLDNGRFLTMVPRAVGVIVASLTDYYTYWLSSKLLGHGSAPTALFLSLTSLFNAHLLPRSLSTSPETLLTAMALYYFPFPAPAVPKMNGLQNATDLKPIKASRGEIGEGEKELMGMEDSEKSFYGVNDLDYVVIDRAPPFVIKMPLHKDRLVLSICLATLALCIRPTMISLWAFLGANLLWRRFQASGWLSLLGTTALAMSSILCTVAASATLDYFMTGRLYVPLLTFIYQNVIANISSFYGSTNYFYHLVQSLPIMLFPLWIWWAQGFIACISPACVFPTRLNTFDRPSGMRILAQAITFTVVILSLSPHSEWRFLHPLLPPLLLYAIPSFSISYTPTVLGAYYPVRSFRQYLRMDKVPFYIILFSGIVPFIYLNTLHGAAQVGVMNILASGELGNMTSLAVLAPCHSTPWMSHLHKDIQAWFLTCEPPVGVDAKIHGTQQDWFYANPVQYLSTVFPYPPAQLHDIPYTSLSKTYPSHIILFGELLSRRGIVSETIVETDKSEPVVITREVDVAGELGRLGYQQVWNGWNGFDWAQDEKERKGGVRVWRLG, via the exons ATGGCTGACATCATCACTTTTGCATCTCTTTGTTATCATTTTCCACAGAAAACGTCACACTATGGATCTCCCATTCTCACCAACTGCCATTTTAACCATACCAAAGACCAGAACTTGGGAGGCCAAAGAATGGTCTGCTTCGCATTTCTGACACCTCTCGTAGTTCGCACCCTCCTCACTCTTCCTTTCCCCCATACTTACTTCCAGCCGGACGAATTCTACCAAGCGCTCGAGCCAGCACATTACCATGTCTTTGGGTATGGGTACCTTTCTTGGGAGTGGCGAGATCTCCCTTTGGCGGGACCATTTGATCAAGCGGGCTTTTCACTATTGCACGGAAAGCTATGGGATAAATTGGTGCAAGTGGTAGCCGGTGGGAGGATGAGGGGCTGGGCATGGCCTGGAGTCTTTGTTGTTATCTATCAAGTGTTGAAGAGCTTGGGACTTGACAATGGTCGATTTCTT ACAATGGTACCCCGTGCTGTGGGCGTGATCGTTGCGTCGCTCACCGACTACTATACTTATTGGCTCTCATCAAAGCTCCTTGGCCACGGATCTGCACCTACAGCT TTATTTTTATCCTTGACGTCTCTTTTTAATGCCCATCTTCTCCCACGATCCCTTTCAACATCACCTGAAACGCTTCTCACTGCCATGGCCTTGTACTACTTTCCATTTCCTGCTCCTGCAGTGCCAAAAATGAATGGTTTGCAAAATGCAACTGATTTGAAGCCAATAAAAGCAAGTAGAGGAGAAATTGGAGaaggggagaaggagctAATGGGAATGGAGGATTCTGAGAAGAGTTTCTATGGCGTGAATGACCTGGACTACGTCGTCATAGATCGAGCACCGCCGTTCGTAATCAAGATGCCTCT GCACAAGGATAGACTCGTCTTATCGATCTGTCTCGCAACACTTGCTCTGTGCATCCGTCCTACAATGATAAGCCTATGGGCTTTTCTCGGTGCAAATCTTTTATGGCGTCGCTTCCAGGCAAGCGGTTGGCTGAGTTTGCTTGGTACTACCGCACTGGCCATGTCAAGCAT TCTTTGTACTGTGGCTGCATCCGCGACCCTTGATTATTTCATGACAGGCCGGCTCTACGTCCCTCTCCTCACGTTTATCTACCAAAACGTTATCGCCAATATCTCATCATTTTACGGTTCAACCAACTACTTCTACCACCTTGTTCAGAGTCTACCGATCATGCTTTTCCCGCTATGGATCTGGTGGGCCCAAGGTTTTATTGCGTGTATTTCCCCCGCCTGCGTTTTTCCGACTCGGTTGAACACGTTTGACAGACCAAGCGGAATGAGGATCCTAGCGCAAGCAATCACATTTACAGTCGTCATCCTCTCTCTCAGTCCTCATTCCGAATGGCGTTTTCTCCATCCgcttcttccacctctACTTCTCTACGCCATCCCAtctttctccatctcgTATACGCCTACTGTGCTTGGGGCATATTACCCAGTCAGGTCATTTCGACAATACCTGCGCATGGACAAGGTTCCATTCTACATCATCTTATTTTCAGGGATCGTGCCATTTATTTATCTGAATACCTTGCACGGTGCAGCCCAAGTGGGAGTGATGAATATCCTGGCAAGCGGGGAGTTGGGGAATATGACGAGTCTGGCCGTGCTCGCGCCTTGTCATAGTACGCCGTGGATGAGTCATTTACACAAGGATATTCAGGCGTGGTTCTTGACGTGTGAGCCTCCCGTCGG GGTGGATGCGAAAATACATGGAACCCAGCAGGACTGGTTTTACGCTAACCCAGTACAGTACCTTTCCACCGTCTTCCCGTATCCCCCTGCCCAACTGCACGATATTCCATACACATCTCTCAGCAAGACATACCCCTCGCATATTATCCTCTTTGGCGAGCTTCTTTCTCGACGTGGCATCGTCTCCGAGACAATCGTAGAGACGGATAAAAGTGAGCCTGTGGTGATTACGCGAGAAGTGGATGTGGCTGGAGAACTCGGGCGTTTGGGGTATCAACAAGTCTGGAACGGGTGGAACGGGTTTGATTGGGCGCAGGAtgaaaaagagagaaaagggG
- a CDS encoding Protein MGM1, mitochondrial precursor, putative (Similar to TIGR gene model, INSD accession AAW42496.1), which translates to MSSAKTILRRLPTARPYILNRTRPSVHARLSITPPARHVHVRAISFSSIPRAMARAFRVPLYGAAIGAGGVGYANYKLESVRNATSEILSNVTDKLSSAYNSASQLGSSIQDSLSDTASGVQDTADALKQGTKDWWDAFTSQFSRNQEKSSGSGAEGKQKWRPGEGPGEPNNGGPTGEEALIGLVGAAAVAKAEEESSDPFSSGGGDEHHLLQLTKKLIEIRSVLLSVDQSDALKLPSIVVIGSQSSGKSSVLEAIVGHEFLPKGNNMVTRRPIELTLINTPANAASSSTTPAEYGVFPNMPGMGKITSFATIQKTLTDLNLSVPPELAVSDDPIHLQIHSPHVPDLTLIDLPGYIQISSMNQPEELKDKISSLCDKYIREPNIILAVCAADVDLANSPALRASRRVDPLGTRTIGVVTKMDLVPAEQGAAIIRGDRYPLHLGYVGVVCKAPPVKGVIRSFMGDRESPNVTGAVLKREEQFFGGENAKYFKHDHLMFGTDTLRRRLMDVLETSMASSLHGITNAVQLELEEASYQFKVQYNDRRITSESYMAETIDALKARFKEYTAQFTKPAVRAKLKDMLDDKLMYILEQLYWNDPRAAELGKLAEDRKLSAEDLEPYWNYKLETASSLLTKSGVGRDSTALVADGLRQLIDSIATGEPFTFHPSVTDRITEFSLAILRERMGITADQVENCIKPYKYEVEVDDREWTVGRDRAEEKFAEEIKRCDAKLIEIKGRVGGSRKLGGLIRHVADLERWEDERKRRRLSGVDGEANDSAVPVVDAYQYSPAQIVDGRHALLLSNRLAILKLRQQALKSRRCRSGPEQAIFCPEAFLAVVADKLAYTSTMFINIELLEQFFYQFPREIDSRILYDLDRDEIAKFARENPKIKQHLDLQERKDKLEQVMRSLQGLVNLQKDTKPPSTKREGLFTKFF; encoded by the exons ATGTCTTCCGCAAAAACAATCCTTCGCCGGCTTCCCACAGCCAGGCCGTATATCCTCAATCGCACACGACCTTCTGTCCACGCTCGGTTATCTATAACACCACCCGCAAGACATGTTCATGTCAGGGCAatctctttctcatctATACCCAGGGCTATGGCTAGAGCCTTCAGGGTGCCTCTCTATGGCGCGGCTATAGGCGCAGGTGGAGTGGGATATGCGAATTACAAATTGGAAAGTGTTCGTAATGCAACTTCGGAGATTCTGTCCAATGTGACAGACAAGCTATCATCAGCTTATAACTCTGCCTCGCAACTTGGATCCTCTATCCAGGACTCTCTCTCAGACACGGCATCAGGTGTACAAGATACGGCAGATGCGTTAAAACAAGGGACGAAAGATTGGTGGGATGCTTTCACTTCACAGTTTAGCCGAAATCAAGAAAAGTCTTCTGGGAGTGGTGCTGAAGGGAAGCAAAAGTGGAGACCAGGAGAAGGCCCAGGAGAGCCAAATAATGGTGGACCGACCGGTGAGGAGGCTCTGATAGGGCTTGTGGGTGCGGCGGCTGTTGCAAAGGCAGAGGAGGAGAGTAGTGACCCGTTCAGCTCTGGCGGTGGGGATGAGCATCATTTATTACAGTTGACGAAGAAGCTCATAGAGATTCGCTCGGTTTTACTGAGTGTGGATCAGAGCGATGCTCTCAAGTTGCCATCCATCGTCGTCATTGGAAGCCAGAGTTCTGGAAAGAGTAGTGTTCTTGAGGCCATTGTCGGACACGAGTTCTTACCAAA GGGTAACAATATGGTGACTCGTCGCCCTATCGAGTTAACTCTGATCAACACTCCCGCCAACGCTGCTTCCTCATCCACGACCCCTGCAGAGTACGGAGTCTTCCCAAATATGCCTGGTATGGGCAAGATTACTTCGTTCGCTACGATTCAGAAAACCCTTACCGACCTGAACCTCTCTGTCCCGCCTGAACTTGCGGTGTCCGACGATCCTATTCACTTGCAAATCCACTCACCCCATGTGCCCGATTTGACTCTTATCGACCTTCCGGGCTATATCCAAATCTCATCTATGAATCAACCGGAAGAGCTCAAGGACAAGATCTCAAGTCTATGTGACAAGTACATCCGAGAGCCTAACATCATCCTTGCTGTTTGTGCAGCTGATGTTGACTTGGCCAACTCCCCAGCTCTACGAGCAAGCAGAAGGGTTGATCCTTTGGGCACTAGGACAATCGGCGTGGTGACCAAGATGGATTTGGTCCCGGCCGAACAGGGCGCAGCGATTATTCGTGGCGACAGGTATCCCCTTCACCTAGGATATGTCGGTGTCGTCTGTAAGGCCCCTCCTGTTAAAGGTGTTATAAGGTCGTTCATGGGCGACAGAGAGTCTCCAAACGTTACAGGCGCTGTGCTCAAGCGTGAAGAACAATTCTTCGGTGGTGAAAACGCCAAGTACTTCAAGCACGATCATCTCATGTTTGGTACTGACACTCTCCGTCGACGTCTTATGGATGTGCTTGAAACGAGCATGGCCTCAAGCTTGCACGGTATTACTAATGCCGTTCAACTCGAGCTTGAAGAGGCTAGCTACCAGTTCAAGGTCCAGTATAATGATCGCCGTATTACATCCGAGTCCTACATGGCGGAGACCATCGATGCCCTCAAAGCTCGTTTCAAAGAGTACACTGCACAGTTTACCAAACCTGCCGTCCGTGCCAAGCTCAAGGATATGCTCGACGACAAGTTGATGTACATTTTGGAGCAATTGTATTGGAATGATCCAAGAGCTGCGGAGTTGGGCAAGTTAGCGGAGGACAGGAAGCTGTCTGCTGAGGATCTGGAGCCATATTGGAACTACAAGCTCGAAACGGCGAGCTCGCTCCTCACCAAATCTGGTGTTGGTCGCGACTCGACAGCCCTTGTCGCTGACGGCCTGCGGCAATTAATCGACTCTATTGCTACCGGCGAGCCTTTTACCTTCCATCCCTCCGTTACCGACCGTATCACTGAATTCTCCCTTGCCATTTTGCGTGAGCGTATGGGCATCACGGCCGATCAAGTAGAAAACTGTATCAAACCATATAAATACGAAGTAGAGGTTGATGACCGAGAGTGGACGGTGGGCAGAGATAGGGCAGAAGAGAAGTTTGCAGAAGAGATCAAGAGGTGTGATGCGAAACTTATAGAGATCAAGGGTAGGGTTGGAGGGTCAAGAAAGTTAGGAGGACTGATAAGACATGTGGCCGATCTGGAGAGATGGGAAGAcgaaagaaagaggagaagattgagtGGAGTAGATGGAGAGGCAAATGATAGTGCTGTACCCGTCGTGGATGCGTATCAGTACTCGCCTGCTCAAATTGTAGACG GTCGGCACGCCCTTCTCCTTTCAAACCGTCTTGCCATCCTGAAACTGCGACAACAAGCTCTCAAATCTAGACGATGCCGTTCTGGTCCTGAACAGGCAATTTTCTGTCCTGAAGCATTCCTTGCCGTTGTTGCTGATAAGCTGGCGTACACGAGTACCATGTTCATTAACATTGAGCTTCTGGAACAATTCTTCTATCAATTCCCGCGTGAAATTGATTCAAGGATTTTATACGACCTGGAT AGGGATGAGATTGCCAAATTTGCTAGGGAGAATCCAAAGATCAAGCAACATTTAGATTTGCAAGAAAGGAAGGACAAGCTAGAGCAG GTAATGAGGTCTCTGCAAGGTCTTGTTAACCTTCAAAAAGACACCAAACCGCCATCAACGAAGCGAGAAGGCTTGTTCACCAAGTTTTTCTAA
- a CDS encoding uncharacterized protein (Similar to TIGR gene model, INSD accession AAW42494.1), translated as MSSTPLPFFLLNAFAPTLHSGNQAAVVVFDSASHPQSTDEQFMALVARDFNFAETAYLVPLDNNGVGNVGKYGLRWFTPAEEVALCGHATLAASQAVFSINPAFETIEFTTRFSGVLTARQVEGKQVQITLPSLPQNVLETFSRKCSKDDLRKVGGVFGVEEEEIVAVSPFAFGTRSSVIVSLSPEVDLAKVEASEADLLAFSDGMIIVTQVAREQPDDQLHINSRVFAPGLGIVEDPVRIYPYLEIADWICPCLSHWVLRKFTIGCQTSSEKVCRQPYDDCSQWDPVKQKRWKNHL; from the exons ATGTCGTCCACTCCGCTCCcattcttccttctcaacGCCTTCGCCCCGACTCTCCACTCAGGCAATCAAGCGGCCGTCGTGGTTTTTGACTCGGCTTCTCATCCTCAGTCAACTGATGAACAGTTTATGGCATTAGTGGCTAGAGATTTCAATTTCGCTGAAACGGCTTATCTTGTCCCACTCGATAATAATGGAGTGGGCAACGTTGGCAAGTATGGCTTGAGGTGGTTCACTCCCGCAGAG GAGGTAGCCCTGTGCGGACATGCCACGCTCGCAGCATCCCAAGCAGTCTTCTCTATCAACCCTGCTTTCGAGACCATCGAATTCACCACCCGCTTCTCCGGCGTTCTTACCGCTAGACAGGTCGAAGGCAAGCAGGTACAGATCACCCTTCCCTCATTGCCCCAAAATGTTCTCGAGACTTTTAGCCGGAAATGTTCCAAAGATGATCTCAGAAAGGTGGGGGGCGTCTTTGGAGtagaggaggaggaaatTGTTGCCGTTTCACCGTTCGCTTTCGGCACGAGAAGCTCCGTTATTGTTTCTCTCTCTCCGGAAGTTGACTTGGCAAAGGTAGAAGCGTCAGAAGCTGATTTG TTGGCCTTTTCTGACGGCATGATCATCGTCACTCAAGTTGCAAGAGAGCAACCAGACGACCAATTGCATATCAACTCTAGAGTTTTTGCACCAGGGCTTGGGATCGTCGAGGATCCTGTG CGGATATACCCTTACCTTGAAATCGCAGACTGGATCTGCCCATGCCTATCTCACTGGGTACTACGTAAATTCACCATTGGCTGCCAAACTTCTTCCGAAAAAGTTTGCAGACAGCCCTATGACGACTGTTCTCAATGGGACCCAGTTAAGCAAAAGAGGTGGAAAAATCATTTGTAG